The Hemibagrus wyckioides isolate EC202008001 linkage group LG25, SWU_Hwy_1.0, whole genome shotgun sequence genome has a segment encoding these proteins:
- the LOC131345713 gene encoding trans-L-3-hydroxyproline dehydratase, whose protein sequence is MDFPKLPPHDGPFLSVVDMHTGGEPLRVIVSGYPTVSGDTVLAKRRYVRDHHDHLRKVLMFEPRGHYDMYGALLVESEIPEADLGVLFMHNEGYSTMCGHAVIALGRFAVDYGLVKTPTSPETQINIHCPCGLVKAFVEYSNGKTGAVRFHSVPAFAFATDVKVTVPGYGEITVDISYGGALYAFVNAEIFGLDVNKSRTRDLVDAATAVTNAVKSQVKLHHPVSEDLAFLYGTILTDGKDDFSDEPTANVCVFADAQVDRSPTGSGVTARIALQHHKGQIQLHKTRSFKSGTTGTIFTGKAVQETTCGEFSAVVVEVAGHAYYSGVASFTLENDDTLKNGFLLR, encoded by the exons ATGGATTTTCCAAAATTGCCACCTCATGATGGACCCTTTCTGTCTGTGGTTGACATGCACACTGGAGGAGAACCTTTACGTGTCATCGTAAGCGGCTATCCTACCGTGAGTGGAGACACTGTGCTCGCCAAGCGGCGGTATGTACGAGACCATCACGATCATCTACGCAAAGTGCTAATGTTCGAGCCCCGTGGCCactatgacatgtatggagcgTTATTAGTAGAAAGCGAGATACCTGAAGCGGATCTCGGGGTTCTGTTTATGCACAATGAGGGTTACAGCACCATGTGTGGCCATGCTGTGATCGCTCTCGGCCGTTTTGCTGTAGACTACGGTTTGGTAAAAACTCCGACTTCTCCCGAGACCCAAATAAACATCCACTGTCCATGTGGTCTGGTGAAGGCTTTTGTGGAGTATAGCAACGGTAAAACAGGAGCAGTGAGGTTCCACAGCGTGCCAGCGTTCGCTTTCGCCACAG ATGTGAAAGTCACCGTTCCAGGATATGGTGAAATCACAGTGGACATAAGCTATGGAGGAGCTCTCTATGCTTTTGTGAATGCTGAAATATTTGGACTGGATGTCAATAAGTCCAGAACCAGAGATTTAGTGGATGCAGCCACTGCTGTAACTAATGCAGTCAAATCTCAG GTGAAGCTCCACCATCCTGTTAGTGAAGATCTGGCTTTTCTATATGGCACCATCCTCACAGATGGTAAAGATGATTTCTCGGATGAGCCTACagccaatgtgtgtgtgtttgctgatgCACAG GTGGACAGGAGCCCCACAGGCTCAGGTGTGACAGCTCGCATTGCTCTGCAGCACCACAAAGGTCAGATCCAGCTGCACAAGACCAGGAGCTTCAAGAGCGGCACCACAGGAACTATATTTACAGGGAAGGCAGTACAG GAGACGACGTGTGGGGAGTTCAGTGCAGTGGTGGTGGAGGTTGCAGGTCATGCTTACTACAGCGGTGTGGCCAGTTTCACTCTGGAGAACGACGATACCCTGAAGAATGGCTTCCTCCTCCGATGA